In Thermomicrobiales bacterium, one genomic interval encodes:
- a CDS encoding SRPBCC domain-containing protein produces MKTLHFETVIDATPQKVWDTMLGNETYTKWVSASWPGSTYRGEWTQGAQIRFNGADSEGGTLGEVIELDPYAKVAVEHIAVLLEDGSEDRESDMAKEWIGSTETYTFTGDNGATRLAVDITTAPEWAGMFEEGWPPALVALKQLAEQ; encoded by the coding sequence ATGAAAACACTGCATTTCGAAACGGTCATCGACGCCACACCGCAAAAGGTCTGGGACACCATGCTCGGCAATGAGACCTACACCAAATGGGTCAGCGCTTCATGGCCAGGATCGACCTACCGGGGCGAGTGGACGCAGGGCGCGCAGATCCGGTTCAACGGCGCGGATAGCGAGGGCGGCACCCTCGGGGAAGTCATCGAGCTCGACCCGTACGCAAAGGTCGCGGTGGAACACATTGCCGTCCTGCTCGAGGATGGCAGCGAAGACCGCGAGAGCGACATGGCCAAAGAGTGGATCGGCTCTACCGAAACCTATACCTTCACCGGCGACAACGGCGCGACCAGACTCGCAGTCGACATCACCACCGCCCCAGAATGGGCAGGGATGTTCGAAGAGGGTTGGCCGCCTGCGCTGGTTGCGCTCAAACAACTCGCCGAGCAATAG
- a CDS encoding restriction endonuclease, producing MESTRVRRAVGRVPSVEGFSDVRRVGQAGDLGVDIRCKDDIGRLVVAQCKRYRARAKIGSPEIQTFFGMTARARAARGIFVTSSTFTGPARRLAYELDIDLVDGSQIGAFYREKIRREEAERQRQLELQRVLEAARVAEATRIAEAARQRTASESFPVPSPWSETVDRRVRTKAQPAPVALSPPANEMAKLIADQPEPQTGDEYRDSAIGGLLLIFCLILFAVILQIAIRQMS from the coding sequence ATTGAGTCCACGAGAGTTCGAAGAGCTGTCGGTCGAGTACCTTCGGTCGAAGGCTTTTCCGACGTGCGGCGCGTGGGGCAGGCTGGTGATCTCGGAGTAGACATCCGTTGCAAAGACGATATCGGCCGTCTCGTGGTGGCGCAATGTAAGCGCTACCGCGCAAGGGCAAAGATCGGATCGCCGGAAATTCAGACGTTTTTCGGCATGACCGCGAGAGCGCGTGCCGCTCGCGGGATCTTTGTTACTTCTTCGACGTTTACCGGTCCTGCACGACGATTGGCGTACGAGCTTGATATTGACTTGGTTGACGGTTCCCAGATCGGTGCGTTCTACCGAGAAAAGATTCGACGTGAGGAAGCCGAGCGCCAAAGGCAACTAGAACTGCAACGTGTGTTGGAAGCTGCTCGCGTCGCCGAAGCCACGCGAATAGCCGAAGCCGCTCGCCAACGGACTGCTAGCGAAAGCTTCCCCGTTCCTTCCCCTTGGAGTGAAACCGTTGATAGGCGCGTGCGCACGAAGGCCCAGCCGGCGCCCGTCGCGCTAAGTCCTCCGGCAAACGAAATGGCAAAGCTGATCGCAGATCAACCAGAACCGCAAACTGGAGACGAATACCGCGACAGCGCCATCGGAGGTTTACTGCTGATCTTTTGCCTGATTCTTTTCGCCGTGATTCTTCAGATTGCGATTCGGCAAATGTCGTAG
- a CDS encoding nucleoporin has protein sequence MSLLDRIGKVLKGASSSESSKTESPTQAEEPKSTTKTSSASTGSPTGGLFGGEATETAKPAATAGAKPAAAEAPSTKGLFGAADDTATAPAGKTKTTDAPSTKGLFGGSETDSATAAATEPKAEPTDGTKGLFGAAVAADPPAKAKEATGRTLQSDGPSSTVPEPDPQERQIMPVYPKVLMIVHNPPVPSEGNKRLTEIFKWHDPDKLAKGYIEDLKKVSGGYVNYEIIERIDSDILPPKTDGFAYTPDQYVKVMRGEEKAHDPDWLDYHKRIETFDLQNRFLNGDFDEVWVFSFPYAGEYESIMGGPGGFWCNAPAIKNTERFKRRFVMMGFNMERGVDCMLENFGHRTESIMTELYKRRGKKQDMWKLFTQYEKQNPGNAQCGWMHYAPNSVKDYDWGNTTKVESYCDDWYTYPELPHVAKTMDNKTWGGGDMRAHHLWWFEHIPKTTGETDGISNNWWEYMVDPNKV, from the coding sequence ATGAGCCTTCTGGATCGTATCGGAAAAGTCCTCAAAGGCGCGAGTTCGTCTGAATCGTCGAAAACGGAATCACCCACCCAGGCGGAAGAACCCAAGTCGACGACCAAGACATCGTCCGCCAGCACCGGCAGCCCAACCGGCGGTCTCTTTGGCGGCGAAGCCACTGAAACCGCCAAGCCAGCCGCGACCGCGGGCGCCAAACCCGCTGCCGCCGAGGCCCCCAGCACCAAGGGGCTGTTTGGCGCCGCCGATGACACAGCCACCGCGCCAGCTGGGAAGACCAAGACAACCGACGCCCCGAGCACCAAAGGGCTGTTCGGCGGTTCCGAGACCGACAGCGCAACCGCTGCCGCGACCGAGCCCAAAGCCGAACCCACCGACGGCACCAAGGGACTCTTCGGCGCGGCTGTTGCCGCCGACCCCCCTGCCAAAGCAAAGGAAGCCACCGGCCGCACACTGCAATCCGACGGACCGTCCAGCACCGTGCCCGAACCCGATCCGCAGGAACGGCAGATCATGCCCGTCTATCCCAAGGTGCTCATGATCGTGCACAACCCGCCCGTTCCTTCCGAAGGCAACAAGCGGCTGACCGAGATCTTCAAGTGGCACGATCCGGACAAGCTCGCCAAGGGCTACATCGAAGACCTGAAGAAGGTCTCCGGCGGCTACGTGAACTACGAAATCATCGAGCGGATCGATTCTGACATCCTCCCCCCCAAGACCGATGGGTTCGCCTACACGCCCGACCAGTATGTGAAGGTCATGCGCGGCGAAGAGAAAGCGCACGATCCCGATTGGCTCGACTACCACAAGCGCATCGAAACCTTCGACCTGCAAAACCGATTTCTCAACGGCGACTTCGACGAGGTCTGGGTCTTCTCCTTCCCGTATGCGGGCGAGTACGAATCGATCATGGGCGGTCCCGGCGGCTTCTGGTGCAACGCCCCCGCCATCAAGAACACCGAACGCTTCAAACGCCGTTTCGTCATGATGGGCTTCAACATGGAACGCGGCGTCGACTGCATGCTGGAGAACTTCGGTCATCGCACCGAATCGATCATGACCGAGCTCTACAAGCGCCGCGGCAAGAAGCAGGATATGTGGAAGCTCTTCACCCAGTACGAAAAGCAGAACCCCGGCAACGCGCAATGCGGCTGGATGCACTACGCCCCCAACAGCGTCAAGGACTACGACTGGGGCAACACCACCAAGGTCGAATCGTACTGCGACGACTGGTACACCTACCCCGAGCTTCCCCACGTCGCCAAGACCATGGACAACAAGACCTGGGGCGGCGGCGACATGCGCGCCCATCACCTCTGGTGGTTCGAGCACATCCCCAAGACCACCGGCGAAACCGACGGCATCTCCAACAACTGGTGGGAGTACATGGTCGACCCGAACAAGGTGTAG